The Pseudomonas sp. DG56-2 genome contains a region encoding:
- a CDS encoding pirin family protein: MLQLRPFKSLGHANHGWLDAHHHFSFAQYYDPQRMHWGNLRVWNDDLIAAGSGFPPHPHRDMEIITYVREGAISHQDNLGNKGRTEAGDVQVMSAGTGITHSEYNLEKVDTRIFQIWVVPERVGQAPSWGTRPFPTGERGEGFVTLASGRDADEDSLRIRADARLVAATLHAGESAEYQFDSGRRGYLVPAKGLIEVNGLRAEARDGVAIEDEQVLRVTALQDSEIVLMDVA; the protein is encoded by the coding sequence ATGCTGCAACTGCGCCCATTCAAGAGCCTTGGCCACGCCAACCACGGCTGGCTCGACGCCCACCATCATTTTTCCTTCGCCCAATACTACGACCCACAACGCATGCACTGGGGCAACTTGCGGGTCTGGAATGACGATCTTATTGCAGCCGGTAGTGGCTTCCCACCGCATCCACACCGCGACATGGAGATCATCACCTATGTGCGCGAAGGTGCCATCAGTCACCAGGACAATCTGGGCAACAAGGGCCGCACCGAAGCCGGTGACGTTCAAGTCATGAGCGCCGGCACCGGCATCACCCACAGTGAATACAACCTGGAGAAGGTTGACACGCGCATCTTTCAGATCTGGGTTGTGCCCGAGCGCGTGGGTCAGGCGCCCTCATGGGGCACTCGCCCCTTCCCCACAGGTGAACGCGGCGAAGGTTTCGTAACCCTGGCCAGTGGTCGTGATGCAGATGAAGACAGCCTGCGTATTCGCGCCGATGCCCGTCTGGTTGCGGCTACCCTGCACGCAGGGGAAAGCGCCGAGTATCAGTTCGATAGCGGTCGGCGCGGTTATCTGGTGCCTGCCAAGGGCCTGATTGAAGTCAATGGCCTGCGGGCCGAAGCCCGCGACGGCGTTGCCATTGAAGATGAGCAGGTACTCAGGGTTACGGCCCTGCAGGACAGCGAGATCGTGCTGATGGATGTGGCCTGA
- a CDS encoding metallothionein has translation MNEQTCACPGCNCSVGDHPVMREDKAYCCQACAEHHPSGKPCNSSGCGCAGEATSPRDPA, from the coding sequence ATGAATGAGCAAACCTGTGCCTGCCCTGGCTGCAACTGCAGCGTTGGCGATCATCCGGTAATGAGGGAAGACAAGGCGTATTGCTGTCAGGCCTGTGCCGAGCATCACCCATCTGGTAAACCCTGCAACAGCAGCGGCTGTGGTTGCGCGGGCGAAGCAACTTCGCCGCGCGACCCGGCCTGA
- a CDS encoding UvrD-helicase domain-containing protein, whose protein sequence is MPWIRRLVARMLGRGLSRLQAQHRDSWFQGHASGQRTGHADGLREGYEEGRVDGYEAGRQVLVIRDSRAPGHAVPGQDDHLFDDWRLPLTPELKKRFKADVALRLPAHAQPSTAQWKMIFSDTPSTCVIAGAGAGKSTSLVLRILLLRHYLGYELDAMTVVTFTRESRKDFIARLRQVLALWQIELGPVQARELVRTFHSRILPLVRSLPGFSQVRAFETLGSEMPGGSEANADSNPFDLRINDAQRQQLNLCYRDLLNDSPRFAALIASMRREALQLKALDRDHPDVQKRVAVTQLSASRDEELCDTLEDLWFAAGAWPIKGIEPSRETVEINGSRFHFHGHIAELDAWVVLGFDPAENQQYKRPGAKLPVWAEWVIKRTLFQAFCDKPVIWLENYAAAKRLTSSLAGDAVAGPGFDYKVKGELSAAPLLDAFVGAAGFIENLGLEVSKAVAAMSFPAGDNDAQFFEALSLYWRALEAHLLSQSPPIMSYNRMFALLAENNPENLRLLPDPLLRPLAHLMIDEFQDVSPQIVSWLRASLREIRRRGPALHVGRVAQHSSLLCVGDDWQSIYGWRGSSPKFFMEFSKEFASPSNTRVMLADNYRSHQHIIDAAEHIVKSAPAITGKKAKACGPVAAQPLPVKVLDRDEGALAETLMEHYRRGETVMILFRKSSDKSLISEHIKSLVNHEAGLPSEQRRFRQLTYHSAKGLQADAVFMLGDCQHLTSSPYKNQVYRQAGLGRAGDALAFDSAQKDEVLRLAYVAITRAAKHCYWYVEKPSGEAANLPRASSQVDGRKAFFEDGREVQG, encoded by the coding sequence ATGCCGTGGATCAGGCGCCTAGTGGCGCGCATGCTTGGCCGAGGTTTGAGCCGCTTGCAGGCTCAGCATCGTGACTCGTGGTTTCAAGGCCATGCCAGCGGGCAACGCACCGGGCATGCTGACGGCCTGCGGGAAGGTTACGAGGAAGGGCGGGTCGACGGTTATGAAGCCGGACGTCAGGTTCTGGTGATCCGCGATAGCCGTGCACCGGGACATGCTGTACCGGGTCAGGACGACCATCTGTTTGACGACTGGCGCCTGCCTCTTACTCCTGAATTGAAAAAGCGCTTCAAGGCGGACGTCGCCTTGCGCCTGCCTGCGCATGCCCAGCCAAGTACAGCGCAATGGAAGATGATCTTCAGCGATACACCGTCCACCTGCGTGATTGCAGGCGCCGGGGCGGGCAAGTCGACCTCGCTGGTGTTGCGTATCCTACTGTTGCGCCATTACCTGGGCTATGAGTTGGACGCCATGACTGTGGTGACCTTCACCCGCGAGTCACGCAAGGACTTCATCGCTCGGCTGCGTCAGGTATTGGCCCTGTGGCAAATCGAACTTGGTCCGGTCCAGGCCCGTGAGCTGGTGCGCACCTTCCACTCGCGCATCCTGCCACTGGTCCGAAGCTTGCCAGGATTCAGCCAAGTGCGCGCGTTCGAGACCCTGGGCAGCGAAATGCCTGGGGGCAGTGAAGCCAATGCAGACAGCAATCCATTCGATCTGCGCATCAACGATGCCCAGCGCCAGCAGCTGAACCTGTGTTATCGCGACCTGCTCAACGACAGCCCGCGCTTTGCCGCACTGATAGCCAGCATGCGTCGCGAGGCATTGCAGTTAAAGGCACTGGACCGGGATCATCCCGATGTGCAGAAGCGCGTGGCGGTGACGCAACTGTCGGCCAGTCGCGACGAAGAACTCTGCGATACCCTCGAGGATCTCTGGTTTGCAGCCGGGGCCTGGCCGATCAAGGGCATTGAGCCGAGCCGAGAAACGGTCGAGATCAATGGCAGCCGTTTCCATTTCCATGGCCACATCGCCGAATTGGACGCCTGGGTTGTGCTTGGTTTCGACCCCGCTGAAAACCAGCAGTACAAGCGCCCCGGCGCCAAGCTTCCGGTGTGGGCTGAGTGGGTAATAAAGCGCACCTTGTTTCAAGCTTTCTGCGATAAGCCTGTGATTTGGTTAGAAAATTATGCTGCAGCGAAGCGCCTGACCTCATCCTTGGCCGGTGATGCGGTGGCCGGTCCGGGCTTCGATTACAAGGTCAAGGGTGAACTGTCGGCAGCACCGCTACTTGATGCCTTTGTTGGGGCTGCGGGTTTTATCGAGAACCTGGGGCTTGAGGTCAGCAAGGCGGTGGCGGCGATGAGCTTCCCGGCAGGCGACAATGATGCCCAGTTCTTTGAAGCCCTGAGTCTCTATTGGCGGGCGCTGGAGGCGCATCTACTGAGCCAGTCGCCACCGATCATGAGCTACAACCGCATGTTCGCCTTGCTCGCGGAGAACAACCCGGAAAACCTGCGTTTGCTGCCTGACCCGTTGTTGCGGCCACTGGCGCATCTGATGATTGACGAGTTCCAGGATGTTTCTCCGCAGATCGTCTCCTGGCTTCGTGCTAGTTTGCGCGAGATCCGCCGTCGTGGGCCGGCGCTGCACGTAGGGCGCGTGGCTCAGCATTCCTCGCTGCTATGTGTGGGGGACGACTGGCAGTCGATCTATGGCTGGCGCGGCAGCTCGCCCAAGTTCTTCATGGAGTTCAGCAAGGAGTTCGCCTCGCCGAGCAATACCCGGGTCATGCTTGCCGATAACTACCGCAGTCATCAGCACATCATCGATGCGGCCGAACATATTGTTAAATCAGCACCGGCAATCACCGGCAAAAAGGCTAAGGCGTGTGGCCCGGTTGCTGCGCAACCGCTGCCGGTGAAGGTGTTGGATCGTGACGAAGGCGCGCTGGCTGAAACATTGATGGAGCATTATCGGCGGGGTGAGACGGTGATGATATTGTTTCGAAAAAGTAGTGATAAGTCATTGATATCTGAGCATATAAAGTCTCTCGTAAATCATGAAGCTGGGTTGCCGAGTGAGCAGCGACGGTTCCGGCAGTTGACCTATCACAGTGCCAAGGGCTTGCAGGCGGATGCGGTGTTCATGCTTGGTGATTGCCAGCATTTGACCAGTTCGCCCTACAAGAACCAGGTGTATCGCCAGGCAGGGTTAGGGCGTGCCGGCGATGCGCTGGCGTTTGATAGTGCCCAGAAGGATGAAGTGCTGCGTTTGGCCTATGTCGCTATTACGCGGGCGGCAAAGCATTGCTATTGGTACGTGGAAAAACCCTCGGGCGAAGCAGCCAATTTGCCACGGGCCTCGAGCCAGGTGGATGGGCGCAAGGCGTTTTTCGAGGATGGCCGGGAAGTACAGGGCTGA
- a CDS encoding DUF1652 domain-containing protein, protein MSLIGVSNLELRLLIEQAFLPDRCVVSCTDNEHLTIQLGQGDSLDDCIIVTGVRVHSLTSCQELAALVAQVREQQRLGRSPDRARPQGVY, encoded by the coding sequence ATGTCTTTGATTGGCGTTTCCAACCTGGAGTTGCGCCTGCTTATTGAACAGGCGTTTTTACCTGACCGTTGTGTCGTGTCCTGCACCGATAATGAACACCTTACGATCCAACTGGGGCAGGGTGACAGCCTTGATGATTGCATCATCGTCACCGGGGTTCGGGTACACAGCCTCACCAGTTGCCAGGAACTGGCCGCACTCGTCGCTCAAGTGCGTGAGCAGCAGCGCCTGGGACGAAGCCCGGATCGGGCCAGGCCCCAGGGTGTCTACTGA
- a CDS encoding Yip1 family protein has translation MSSHLVQLFTHPDDAWMQIRQEEEQHPRHYLPHLLLMALIPALCLFIGTTSVGWSLVDTERVRLSIASAAELGVLLYATSVLGVALMGVFIRWMSRTFDARPSLNQCIGFAAYTATPYFVAGVAGLYPGRWLALIVLLTASAYATFLLYVGLPTFLRLRKEAGLLYSTSVWAVGLLVLVTILVSMILFWFNVLGPEYLRPATLG, from the coding sequence ATGAGTTCGCATCTGGTCCAACTCTTCACCCACCCCGACGATGCCTGGATGCAAATCCGCCAGGAAGAAGAGCAGCACCCCCGCCACTATTTACCGCATCTGCTGCTGATGGCATTGATTCCCGCCCTGTGCTTGTTCATTGGCACCACCAGTGTCGGCTGGAGCCTGGTGGACACGGAAAGAGTACGCCTGAGCATTGCCAGTGCAGCCGAACTGGGCGTGCTGCTCTACGCCACCAGCGTGCTGGGCGTGGCGTTGATGGGGGTGTTCATTCGCTGGATGTCGCGCACGTTCGATGCTCGTCCCTCCCTCAACCAGTGCATAGGTTTTGCAGCCTATACCGCTACGCCCTATTTCGTCGCCGGTGTTGCGGGTCTGTACCCCGGGCGCTGGCTGGCGCTGATCGTGTTACTGACAGCCTCGGCCTATGCAACGTTCTTGTTGTACGTGGGGTTGCCGACATTCCTGCGCCTGCGCAAGGAAGCCGGCCTGCTGTACTCGACCAGCGTCTGGGCTGTAGGACTGTTGGTGCTGGTGACCATTCTGGTATCGATGATCCTGTTCTGGTTCAACGTACTGGGACCTGAATATCTTCGCCCGGCTACGCTTGGTTGA
- a CDS encoding KGG domain-containing protein encodes MANKDTSNPGNFANDKQKASDAGKKGGQASGGQSGGQTRKPEMDKDQTRKPSGGGRS; translated from the coding sequence ATGGCTAATAAAGACACTTCGAATCCCGGGAATTTCGCCAACGACAAACAGAAAGCCTCCGACGCCGGCAAAAAAGGCGGCCAGGCTTCCGGAGGCCAATCTGGGGGCCAGACCCGCAAACCTGAAATGGATAAGGACCAGACCCGCAAGCCAAGTGGTGGCGGCCGTAGCTAA